In one window of Haloprofundus halophilus DNA:
- a CDS encoding nitrite/sulfite reductase → MPTDVERWKSEVYGNEIREHLFEFAEQGWESIPKDERDAWFERFKWWGLYHQRNGQESYFMMRIGTPNGVLEPGQVRAVGEIADEFARGPGVNPEFGAAYADFTTRQSIQLHWIRIEDVPAIFEKLDEHGLSTQQACGDSWRNIVGCPVAGKDKHEHVDALPVALNLHDTYKGNDEHTNLPRKWKVSVTGCREGCGQGDINDLAFEPATKSGRKGFNVRVGGGLARNEPRLARGLDVFVTPERASEVGGAISALFRDHGDRENRYNARVKFLMDEWGPEKFRRVLQEEYVDWELPTAGEDLREEYSYNSGYATGGHSDHVGVHEQNDGNYYVGLDVLVGRMGAADVLELADLAEEYGSGEVRLTQRQNAIVTDVPEEKLDDLLAEQLLENYSPDPHPFMRGSIACTGTEFCSLSIVETKNRQVRYARWLKENVDLPEGVEDFHIHLSGCTASCAQPQIADVSLRGMKTRKNGEAVEALDIGLGGGLGENPQFADWVGQRVPADEVPGAIRNLLANFEEQREGEETFREFVERLDEEELAELVEPEETDYEDPMMHNTKLTWYPYADEDEMDDSPAPAEADGTPITSDD, encoded by the coding sequence ATGCCGACCGACGTGGAGCGATGGAAGTCCGAGGTGTACGGTAACGAGATACGGGAGCATCTGTTCGAGTTCGCCGAGCAGGGGTGGGAGTCGATTCCCAAAGACGAACGCGACGCCTGGTTCGAGCGCTTCAAGTGGTGGGGGCTGTACCACCAGCGAAACGGCCAGGAGAGCTACTTCATGATGCGCATCGGGACGCCCAACGGCGTGCTCGAACCGGGACAGGTCCGCGCCGTCGGCGAGATCGCCGACGAGTTCGCCCGCGGCCCCGGCGTCAACCCCGAGTTCGGCGCGGCGTACGCCGACTTCACCACCCGGCAGTCCATCCAGCTCCACTGGATTCGCATCGAGGACGTCCCGGCTATCTTTGAGAAACTCGACGAACACGGGCTCTCCACGCAGCAGGCCTGCGGCGACTCCTGGCGGAACATCGTCGGTTGTCCCGTCGCCGGCAAGGACAAACACGAGCACGTCGACGCGCTCCCCGTCGCGCTGAACCTCCACGACACCTACAAAGGAAACGACGAACACACGAACCTCCCGCGGAAGTGGAAGGTGTCGGTCACCGGGTGCCGCGAAGGCTGCGGGCAAGGCGACATCAACGACCTCGCGTTCGAGCCGGCGACGAAGAGCGGACGGAAGGGGTTCAACGTCCGCGTCGGCGGCGGCCTCGCCCGCAACGAACCGCGACTGGCCCGCGGCCTCGACGTGTTCGTCACGCCCGAGCGGGCCAGTGAGGTCGGCGGCGCTATCTCGGCGCTGTTCCGCGACCACGGCGACCGAGAGAACCGCTACAACGCCCGCGTCAAGTTCCTGATGGACGAGTGGGGCCCCGAGAAGTTCCGTCGCGTCCTCCAGGAGGAGTACGTCGACTGGGAGCTACCCACTGCGGGCGAGGACCTCCGCGAGGAGTACTCGTACAACTCCGGCTACGCGACGGGCGGTCACTCCGACCACGTCGGCGTCCACGAGCAGAACGACGGCAACTACTACGTCGGACTGGACGTGCTCGTCGGCCGGATGGGCGCGGCCGACGTGCTCGAACTCGCCGACCTCGCCGAGGAGTACGGCTCCGGCGAAGTTCGCCTGACGCAGCGCCAGAACGCCATCGTCACCGACGTGCCCGAGGAGAAACTCGACGACCTGCTCGCCGAGCAGTTGCTGGAGAACTACTCGCCGGACCCGCACCCGTTCATGCGCGGCTCCATCGCCTGCACCGGGACGGAGTTCTGCTCGCTCTCCATCGTCGAGACGAAGAACCGGCAAGTGCGCTACGCGCGCTGGCTGAAGGAGAACGTCGACCTCCCCGAGGGCGTCGAGGACTTCCACATCCACCTCTCGGGCTGCACCGCCTCCTGCGCGCAACCCCAAATCGCGGACGTGAGCCTCCGCGGGATGAAGACGCGCAAGAACGGCGAGGCCGTCGAGGCGCTCGACATCGGCCTCGGCGGCGGTCTCGGCGAGAATCCGCAGTTCGCCGACTGGGTCGGCCAGCGCGTCCCCGCCGACGAGGTTCCCGGCGCGATAAGGAACCTGCTCGCCAACTTCGAGGAGCAGCGTGAGGGCGAGGAGACGTTCCGCGAGTTCGTCGAACGCCTCGACGAGGAGGAACTCGCCGAACTCGTCGAACCCGAGGAGACCGACTACGAGGACCCGATGATGCACAACACGAAGCTCACGTGGTACCCGTACGCCGACGAGGACGAGATGGACGACAGCCCCGCGCCCGCGGAGGCCGACGGGACGCCGATTACGTCGGACGACTAA
- a CDS encoding DUF7119 family protein translates to MRDDPTPNVPPSEADRTSPVGEPVVRSDPAVTGERAREAVGFDPDDPESVAHAAETVRQFADSTVGSADNVYMLRGAAACAALVRGVGSYKAAAEEAGGDVSVAFIRKWARVHDLPRSVRRHVALGHIAPTAAKHIARVSGEARFALAWATLDGDLTVREVRRLASAVNDGESVESALRERGIELGHISVSLPPEAYVELRRRASLSDRSPDDVLSDALVAYLRDGDE, encoded by the coding sequence ATGAGAGACGACCCGACGCCGAACGTGCCGCCCTCGGAGGCCGACCGCACCTCGCCCGTCGGCGAACCGGTCGTCCGCTCGGACCCCGCGGTGACGGGTGAGCGGGCGCGCGAAGCGGTCGGCTTCGACCCCGACGACCCCGAGAGCGTCGCCCACGCCGCCGAGACGGTGCGTCAGTTCGCCGACTCGACGGTCGGCAGCGCGGACAACGTCTACATGCTCCGCGGTGCCGCGGCGTGTGCGGCGCTCGTCCGCGGCGTCGGGTCGTACAAAGCGGCGGCCGAGGAGGCCGGCGGCGACGTCTCTGTCGCGTTCATCCGCAAGTGGGCGCGGGTCCACGACCTCCCGCGGTCGGTTCGTCGTCACGTCGCCCTCGGCCACATCGCGCCCACCGCGGCGAAGCACATCGCTCGCGTCTCCGGCGAGGCGCGGTTCGCGCTCGCGTGGGCGACGCTCGACGGCGACCTCACCGTCCGCGAGGTCCGTCGCCTCGCCAGCGCCGTCAACGACGGCGAGAGCGTCGAGTCCGCCCTCCGCGAGCGCGGAATCGAACTGGGACACATCTCCGTCTCGCTGCCGCCGGAGGCGTACGTCGAACTCCGCCGTCGCGCGTCGCTGTCGGACCGGTCGCCCGACGACGTGCTGAGCGACGCGCTCGTCGCGTACCTCCGCGACGGAGACGAGTAG
- a CDS encoding M20/M25/M40 family metallo-hydrolase, whose translation MNLRTFTEEFLRFDTTDCREAAAQSWFRERLDEFGFETVEWHADADRLAEHPSFPDDPDDIVVADRPSVAGVLEFGNPDAGPTLVLNGHSDVVPAEDELWDSDPFEPTWNGDDLTARGAVDMKSGVAACVFAALDVRDAVENEELELDGRIVVESVTGEEDGGIGAAAAALDNPYPFDRDAAIVAEPTDLTVVTATEGTVMKRLHLTGRSAHAATRWVGESVLPHFERIRHAFEELEAERGERVHHPLYEEFPVPWPICIGRVEAGSWSSTVPASLTAEIRIGVAPGETVDEVEEEYEARLAEVVAESEWLTEHPPEFERFTIQFESAEIDADEPVVAALQAAMGDAGLADTEARGATYGADSRHYVEAGIPTVVFGPGTIEQAHFPNETIHWPDVETARATIATAARRYLAEN comes from the coding sequence ATGAATCTCCGGACCTTCACCGAGGAGTTTCTCCGTTTCGACACGACCGACTGTCGGGAAGCGGCGGCGCAGTCGTGGTTCCGCGAGCGACTCGACGAGTTCGGCTTCGAGACCGTCGAGTGGCACGCGGACGCCGACCGTCTCGCCGAGCATCCGTCGTTTCCGGACGACCCCGACGACATCGTCGTCGCCGACAGACCGAGCGTCGCCGGCGTGCTGGAGTTCGGAAACCCCGACGCCGGACCGACGCTCGTACTGAACGGCCACAGCGACGTCGTGCCCGCCGAAGACGAACTGTGGGACAGCGACCCCTTCGAACCGACGTGGAACGGCGACGACCTCACCGCCCGCGGCGCGGTGGACATGAAGTCGGGAGTTGCCGCCTGCGTGTTCGCGGCGCTCGACGTGCGCGACGCCGTCGAAAACGAGGAACTGGAACTCGACGGTCGAATCGTCGTCGAGAGCGTCACCGGCGAGGAAGACGGGGGTATCGGAGCCGCCGCGGCGGCGCTCGACAACCCCTACCCGTTCGACCGCGACGCCGCCATCGTCGCCGAGCCGACCGACCTGACCGTCGTCACGGCGACGGAGGGGACCGTGATGAAGCGTCTCCACCTCACCGGGCGGTCGGCGCACGCGGCGACGCGGTGGGTCGGCGAGTCGGTCCTGCCGCACTTCGAGCGGATTCGTCACGCCTTCGAGGAACTCGAAGCCGAACGCGGCGAGCGCGTCCACCACCCGCTGTACGAGGAGTTCCCCGTCCCGTGGCCCATCTGCATCGGCCGCGTCGAGGCCGGGTCGTGGTCCTCGACGGTTCCGGCGTCGCTGACGGCGGAGATTCGCATCGGCGTCGCTCCCGGCGAGACGGTGGACGAGGTCGAGGAGGAGTACGAGGCGCGCCTCGCGGAGGTCGTCGCGGAGAGCGAGTGGCTCACCGAACACCCACCCGAGTTCGAGCGGTTCACCATCCAGTTCGAGTCCGCCGAAATCGACGCCGACGAACCGGTCGTCGCGGCGTTACAGGCCGCGATGGGCGACGCGGGGTTAGCCGATACAGAAGCCCGCGGCGCGACCTACGGCGCGGATTCGCGTCACTACGTCGAGGCCGGTATCCCGACCGTCGTGTTCGGACCGGGGACGATAGAACAGGCGCACTTCCCGAACGAGACGATCCACTGGCCGGACGTGGAGACGGCGCGGGCAACGATTGCGACGGCGGCGCGGCGGTACCTCGCGGAGAACTGA
- a CDS encoding HalOD1 output domain-containing protein, giving the protein MVGEVESMEHSSTEDSVDADGRANDAPGTSEAWYRPGESLDLSVTILGAVADAAGVDPLHNEFSPLYDSVDVDALETALFGPDSRRPRDIRGELAFDYEGFEVAVRADGRVSVSARD; this is encoded by the coding sequence ATGGTCGGAGAGGTCGAATCGATGGAACACTCGAGCACCGAGGACAGCGTCGACGCGGACGGGCGCGCGAACGACGCACCTGGAACATCAGAGGCATGGTATCGCCCGGGTGAGTCCCTCGACTTGAGTGTCACTATCCTCGGCGCTGTCGCCGACGCGGCGGGTGTAGACCCGCTGCACAACGAGTTCTCCCCGCTCTACGACAGCGTCGACGTCGACGCGCTCGAGACTGCACTCTTCGGCCCTGATTCGCGACGGCCGCGAGACATCCGCGGCGAACTCGCCTTCGATTACGAAGGGTTCGAGGTCGCCGTGAGAGCGGACGGGCGAGTCAGCGTCAGTGCACGAGATTGA